In Labrus bergylta chromosome 1, fLabBer1.1, whole genome shotgun sequence, one genomic interval encodes:
- the LOC109992787 gene encoding uncharacterized protein has protein sequence MEGRHVVLLLVSAVVSLSPDCVCGSELKVTVRPGDNIILYCDCKTSTGVYIVWYRNCSHENQPSLVLKVKNILKQNLPPNFHFLKNQSSESYDLLILNITESDEGLYYCGTEEPKVEDKENITSRYIYYSYSNITRRIIFNAETNETPPPKMPQDCNECWILIFCLCPVVSIVSTLLSSLVVYHCSKKAEEHPVDQQRPDTRGHPRQSQDDDVCYAAVEIRQKSKRPKKKKEPQTSDFCTYSALNTYRM, from the exons ATGGAGGGCCGTCACGTTGTTCTGCTCCTGGTCTCAG CAGTGGTTTCCTTGAGTCCTGACTGTGTTTGTGGATCAGAGTTGAAGGTGACGGTCAGACCAGGAGACAACATCATTCTCTACTGTGACTGTAAAACATCAACTGGAGTTTACATCGTGTGGTACCGGAACTGTTCTCATGAGAACCAGCCTTCACTCGTTCTTAAAGTAAAGAATATACTGAAACAAAATCTTCCTCCTAATTTCCACTTCTTGAAGAACCAGTCTTCTGAATCCTACGACCTGCTGATCCTGAACATCACTGAGTCAGATGAAGGTCTTTACTACTGTGGAACTGAAGAACCAAAAGTGGAGGATAAGGAAAACATAACTTCTAGATATATTTACTACAGCTACAGCAACATCACAAGAAGAATCATATTCA ATGCGGAAACGAATGAGACTCCTCCCCCCAAGATGCCTCAGGACTGTAATGAGTGCTGGATTCTGATCTTCTGTCTGTGTCCAGTTGTATCTATTGtctccactctcctctcctcacttgTGGTCTATCACTGCAGTAAGAAGG CTGAAGAACATCCTGTTGATCAGCAAAGACCTGACACTAGAGGTCATCCAAGACAGAGCCAG GATGACGATGTGTGCTATGCTGCTGTGGAAATCCGTCAGAAATCAAAgagaccaaagaagaagaaggaaccGCAGACTTCTGACTTCTGCACCTATTCTGCTCTTAATACATATAGGATGTAA
- the LOC109978641 gene encoding uncharacterized protein isoform X2 gives MEGRHVVLLLVSAVVSLSPDCVCGSELKVTVRPGDNITLYCDCKRSTGVYIMWYRNCSHENQPSLVLKRNTGSWTESLPPNFHLLKNQSSDSYDLLILNITESDEGLYYCGTEEPKVEDKEHITSRYIYYSYSNITTRIIFTSSDSGDSIGPPHVEPGVSWMMVFSPAITVLSTFLCLTFVYLCSQNADEKDQMTERRPDMGEESTVNQDEDACFTRVVFLVADGQNK, from the exons ATGGAGGGCCGTCACGTTGTTCTGCTCCTGGTCTCAG CAGTGGTTTCTTTGAGTCCAGACTGTGTTTGTGGATCAGAATTGAAGGTGACAGTCAGACCAGGAGACAACATCACTCTCTACTGTGACTGCAAAAGATCAACTGGAGTTTACATCATGTGGTACAGGAACTGTTCTCATGAGAACCAGCCTTCACTCGTTCTGAAACGTAACACGGGCTCCTGGACAGAAAGTCTTCCTCCTAATTTCCACTTATTGAAGAACCAGTCCTCTGACTCCTACGACCTGCTGATTCTGAACATCACTGAGTCAGATGAAGGTCTTTACTACTGTGGAACTGAAGAACCAAAAGTGGAGGATAAGGAACACATAACTTCTAGATATATTTACTACAGCTACAGCAACATCACAACAAGAATCATATTCA CCTCCAGTGACTCCGGTGACTCCATCGGTCCACCCCATGTTGAGCCTGGTGTATCTTGGATGATGGTGTTCAGTCCAGCCATCACGGTCCTCTCCACCTTCCTGTGCCTGACTTTTGTTTATCTCTGCAGTCAGAATGCAG atgaaaaagatcaaatgacTGAGAGAAGACCTGACATGGGAGAGGAAAGTACAGTGAATCAG GATGAAGACGCATGTTTCACCAGAGTTGTGTTCTTGGTTGCAGATGGACAGAACAAATAG